A stretch of the Desulfuromonas sp. TF genome encodes the following:
- a CDS encoding cation diffusion facilitator family transporter has translation MITTSPKIRAARVSIAAATGLALLKMLTGLMTGSMAVLASAVDSLLDILMSGVNYLAIRQAEQPADESHPFGHGKFETVATFVQALFIALSGSWIIFESVRRLIRGVHLSSPGGGVIVLLFSTAASWLLGRYLRRIARQTDSPALKADSLHFSMDVYTNLALVAGLTVVSFFEIPWLDPILSILVALYILTEALRLVRHSLGEVLDEKLPEQINQEVARLIEAHHGNMLDFHKLRTRRAGSQKIMDFHLTVCKHLSVEEAHAIADHLEKRIKEEIRGSDVTIHIEPCRRADCPGRDKCPAEMARMDDERDNGQDLKA, from the coding sequence ATGATAACGACCTCTCCGAAAATCCGAGCCGCCCGGGTTTCCATTGCCGCCGCCACCGGTCTGGCCCTGCTCAAGATGCTGACCGGGTTAATGACCGGTTCAATGGCTGTTCTTGCCTCGGCGGTCGATTCTCTTCTCGACATCCTCATGTCGGGGGTCAATTATCTGGCCATCCGCCAGGCGGAACAACCGGCTGACGAAAGTCACCCCTTCGGGCACGGCAAATTCGAGACGGTTGCCACCTTCGTTCAAGCTCTATTTATTGCCCTGTCAGGTTCATGGATCATCTTCGAATCGGTGCGCAGGCTGATCCGTGGAGTGCATCTAAGCAGCCCTGGCGGGGGTGTCATCGTGCTTTTGTTCAGCACGGCCGCTTCCTGGCTGCTCGGTCGATACCTGCGGCGCATTGCACGGCAGACCGATTCACCTGCCCTCAAGGCCGACAGCCTCCATTTCTCCATGGACGTCTACACCAATCTTGCCCTTGTCGCGGGGCTGACGGTTGTCTCCTTCTTCGAGATTCCGTGGCTGGATCCGATCCTGTCGATCCTGGTAGCCCTCTATATTCTCACGGAAGCCCTGCGGCTCGTACGTCACAGCCTGGGAGAAGTGCTGGACGAAAAGCTCCCCGAACAGATCAATCAGGAAGTCGCCCGGTTGATCGAGGCCCATCACGGCAACATGCTCGATTTCCACAAGCTCCGGACCCGCAGAGCCGGGTCTCAAAAAATCATGGATTTTCATCTCACTGTTTGCAAACACCTCTCCGTGGAAGAGGCCCATGCCATCGCCGATCATCTGGAAAAGAGAATCAAGGAGGAGATTCGGGGGTCCGATGTCACCATTCACATCGAGCCCTGTCGCCGAGCCGACTGTCCGGGCCGGGATAAGTGTCCGGCGGAGATGGCCCGCATGGATGATGAGAGGGATAATGGTCAGGACCTGAAGGCGTGA
- a CDS encoding methyl-accepting chemotaxis protein translates to MNNLGASSNVNRSRLYALCGFLLGILAPIGWIVLRLVLFWQPGETVWAQISGDILHSSESLTLYGYMGLGTALVLGVFGYLIGKASQQIHERARGLDELNQAVERQKTEFERRFRDLNTSIKNFHSINNHVQKSMDIQEVLRLSADGLHEILGYDRVNILMVNPGRESLQFVASRGTGDDDVSNIVIPLDERAGALYKTVTENRLLLVDDITRMPEEFHLKPPCDNIHQLRSRSFILCPIVVRDEVMGMFGVDNKVRHHALDETDVDTVHLFADQVSSALTRINLVEAVDTLTRELEVTFQELLKYRGEHTRLDHTLKQATASTSEATADIARAADVVCDAVNATRSASGEISVSIEQVYQSLNQLTGFMNNSVSAMTEISATIRAVEENGTHSHLMSEKVKQQAETGAEAVSDVLAGLKEIAGAVESAASTIGRLSKKGEEINGITTVIAEITQKTNLLALNAAIIAAQAGEHGRSFAVVADEVRSLSVEAANSTGAIGRLVGEIQEYTRETVDHFARTRQLVKEGTDLGEGMEASLRQILESAVSAMEMARDIRKATQEVARSVESVTVSIDELGDMVTQISTASKEEAVGIRSIVKSIEEVKSMTDDMVTATTRQRQNTQSIEAAVQSVSDMVGQIFTAMEERNQGSREVIESLERLKNVGGK, encoded by the coding sequence ATGAATAATTTGGGTGCATCGAGCAACGTCAATCGCAGTCGGCTTTATGCTCTCTGTGGATTTCTTCTCGGAATACTTGCCCCCATCGGGTGGATTGTTCTGCGGCTTGTTCTTTTCTGGCAACCGGGGGAGACGGTCTGGGCCCAGATTTCAGGGGATATCCTTCATTCCTCCGAGAGCCTGACTCTCTACGGCTATATGGGACTGGGAACGGCCCTTGTCCTCGGCGTCTTCGGTTACCTGATCGGCAAAGCCTCTCAGCAGATACACGAACGGGCCCGTGGTCTGGACGAGCTTAACCAGGCGGTGGAGAGGCAAAAAACTGAATTCGAGCGGCGTTTTCGCGACCTGAACACCAGTATCAAAAATTTCCATTCCATTAACAACCATGTTCAGAAATCGATGGATATTCAAGAAGTTCTGCGTCTTTCCGCCGATGGCCTGCATGAAATCCTCGGCTATGACAGAGTGAACATTCTTATGGTGAATCCGGGGCGAGAAAGCCTGCAATTCGTCGCCAGTCGCGGCACCGGAGACGATGACGTTTCCAATATCGTCATTCCCCTCGACGAACGGGCCGGAGCTCTCTATAAAACCGTCACTGAAAACAGGCTTCTCCTCGTCGATGACATCACGCGCATGCCCGAGGAATTCCACCTGAAGCCCCCCTGCGACAACATCCATCAATTGCGTTCAAGAAGCTTTATTCTATGCCCCATCGTGGTCAGGGATGAAGTCATGGGGATGTTTGGCGTCGACAACAAAGTACGGCATCATGCCCTGGACGAGACCGACGTCGATACCGTCCATCTTTTTGCCGATCAGGTTTCTTCGGCATTGACCAGGATCAACCTGGTGGAAGCAGTGGACACCCTTACCAGAGAACTGGAAGTCACTTTTCAGGAGCTTCTCAAGTATCGTGGGGAACATACCCGCCTTGATCACACCCTCAAGCAGGCCACCGCGTCAACGAGCGAAGCGACGGCCGATATCGCACGTGCGGCCGATGTGGTTTGTGACGCGGTGAATGCCACTCGTTCGGCTTCCGGAGAGATATCCGTCTCCATAGAGCAGGTGTACCAGAGTCTGAACCAGCTGACCGGGTTCATGAATAATTCCGTCTCGGCCATGACGGAAATTTCCGCAACCATCAGAGCGGTCGAAGAGAACGGGACCCACTCTCATCTCATGTCCGAGAAGGTGAAGCAGCAGGCCGAAACCGGTGCCGAGGCGGTGAGCGATGTTCTGGCGGGTCTCAAGGAAATTGCAGGGGCCGTGGAAAGCGCTGCTTCCACCATAGGCCGCCTTTCCAAAAAAGGGGAAGAGATCAACGGCATCACTACCGTCATCGCTGAGATCACTCAAAAAACTAATCTTCTTGCACTGAATGCCGCAATTATCGCCGCCCAGGCCGGTGAGCACGGTCGTTCTTTTGCCGTTGTCGCCGATGAGGTGCGCAGCCTCTCCGTGGAAGCAGCCAACTCGACGGGGGCCATAGGTCGGCTCGTCGGAGAGATCCAGGAGTATACCCGCGAAACCGTGGACCATTTCGCACGGACCCGGCAACTGGTCAAGGAAGGGACAGACCTGGGAGAAGGGATGGAGGCCTCTCTTCGCCAGATCCTCGAGAGCGCCGTCTCGGCCATGGAAATGGCGCGCGACATCCGCAAGGCGACCCAGGAAGTCGCCCGAAGCGTAGAGTCGGTCACCGTCTCAATCGACGAACTTGGAGATATGGTGACTCAGATTTCCACCGCTTCAAAAGAAGAGGCCGTCGGAATCCGAAGCATTGTGAAATCGATCGAGGAAGTGAAGAGCATGACTGACGACATGGTAACGGCGACTACCAGGCAGCGCCAGAACACGCAAAGCATCGAAGCGGCGGTTCAATCGGTCAGCGATATGGTCGGACAAATTTTTACGGCCATGGAAGAACGAAACCAGGGGAGCCGAGAGGTGATTGAAAGCCTGGAGCGCCTCAAGAATGTAGGCGGGAAATGA
- a CDS encoding histone deacetylase: protein MLDLEKRFPFKKEHFQVFYHPDCLLHEVGSGHPEIPARLSSILRGCARLPAQLPVSFQVPQPARISELELVHEKQYLLRLEAACLRQSRFFMSPDNRISPTTFRAVLAAGGCALALAETLREKGAGFALIRPPGHHASRRSAEGFCYINHVALAIEAIRLNEPEATFLVVDFDVHHGNGIDYIYCEDPGVFYYSLHGEPDHIFPHTGYLHETGCGEGTGYTRNITLPLESSGDHWLRHFEVSLRDFEKKIRPDYLLVSAGFDAHREDPFGVMNVEDRHFIKAAGLIAEIAGDHCEGKVGFFLEGGYSIAVLERLVPEIIAVLAVRRNQRSYLEVYEEKR from the coding sequence ATGCTGGATCTGGAAAAGAGATTTCCATTTAAAAAAGAACACTTCCAGGTCTTTTATCACCCGGATTGCCTTCTGCACGAGGTGGGCTCAGGGCACCCGGAAATCCCGGCGCGGCTCAGCAGCATCCTCCGCGGATGCGCCAGACTCCCCGCACAGCTGCCTGTCTCTTTTCAAGTCCCGCAGCCCGCCCGGATCTCCGAACTGGAACTTGTACACGAAAAGCAGTACCTGCTGCGTCTGGAGGCCGCTTGCCTGAGGCAAAGCCGCTTTTTCATGTCACCCGACAATCGTATCAGCCCGACGACCTTTCGCGCCGTGCTGGCCGCGGGCGGATGCGCTCTGGCTTTGGCTGAAACACTGCGGGAAAAAGGCGCCGGCTTCGCGCTGATCCGCCCGCCGGGCCACCACGCGAGCAGAAGGAGCGCCGAAGGGTTCTGCTACATCAACCACGTCGCGCTGGCCATCGAAGCCATCCGGCTAAACGAACCGGAGGCGACCTTTCTGGTGGTCGATTTCGACGTTCATCACGGCAACGGCATCGACTACATCTATTGCGAAGACCCGGGAGTTTTCTACTACTCGCTCCATGGAGAGCCCGATCACATTTTTCCGCATACCGGTTACCTGCACGAAACCGGGTGCGGCGAGGGGACAGGCTATACGCGCAATATCACCCTGCCGCTGGAGAGCTCGGGCGATCATTGGCTGCGGCATTTCGAAGTGAGCCTGCGCGACTTTGAGAAAAAGATACGTCCCGATTACCTTCTTGTCAGCGCCGGTTTCGATGCGCACCGGGAAGATCCCTTCGGGGTAATGAACGTGGAGGATCGGCACTTCATCAAAGCGGCCGGACTAATTGCAGAAATCGCAGGCGATCACTGCGAGGGAAAGGTCGGTTTCTTCCTGGAAGGCGGCTACTCGATCGCCGTTCTGGAGCGCCTGGTACCGGAAATCATCGCCGTGCTTGCGGTGCGCCGAAATCAAAGGAGTTATCTTGAGGTTTATGAGGAGAAAAGATAG
- the mutS gene encoding DNA mismatch repair protein MutS: protein MSSTTPMMRQYLEIKSMYPDAILFFRLGDFYEMFMEDAVTASRVLDITLTSRNKGAADEIPLCGIPYHSSQPYISRLVENGYKVAVCEQVEDPKTVKGIVKREVVRVVSPGLIVDTDTLQPKENNYLMALACGGDFGWGIAVLDITTGEFRATEMAGPEGVFSEIASINPREVLLPSGENGAALIESLAGPLAGRMINTIPEWVFETDRAAGLLTDFFACSSLDSFGCTDLPGAIGAAGAVLHYLQEAQKGTLDHIRTLSTYHAADFMVLDDSTRRNLELTATLHDNGKKGSLLGALDRTVTAMGGRKLRQWINRPLVDVRRIRDRHQAVHELVEKSLARQDLRSALDGVYDLERLNGKISMASANAKDLIALKGSLERIPALLDELAALESPLVRSLRGDIDLLADVTGIIGKAIVDDPPFVLREGGLIRDGFDGELDELRTISREGKGWIARLEREEKERTGISSLKVRFNKVFGYYIEVTRSHLASVPDDYQRRQTLANAERYITPALKEYEEKVLGAEEKLTAIEYDLFQQVRRQVAGQGGRIQATADALAVLDVLLALADLAHDRSYVRPEIVDSGELIIIEGRHPVVEGMSLSERFVPNDVVMDTRENQILIITGPNMAGKSTFMRQVALITLMAQMGSLVPAKSARIGVVDRIFTRVGASDNLARGQSTFMVEMTETAHILNHATPRSLIVLDEIGRGTSTFDGVSIAWAVAEYLHDHAPVAAKTLFATHYHELTDLALTRERVKNFNIAVKEWNDQIVFLRKIVKGGASHSYGIQVARLAGLPQATIERAREVLRNLESGEFEKEGQPRLARSRMASPVRETPQLSLFAPAKDELRQKLEDLDISVLTPLEALNVLDQLKKMV, encoded by the coding sequence ATGAGCAGTACCACCCCCATGATGCGTCAGTATCTGGAAATCAAATCCATGTATCCCGACGCCATCCTTTTTTTTCGCCTTGGCGATTTTTACGAGATGTTCATGGAGGACGCGGTCACCGCTTCCCGGGTCCTGGATATCACGTTGACTTCCCGCAACAAGGGAGCGGCCGACGAGATCCCTTTGTGCGGCATCCCTTATCACAGCAGCCAGCCCTATATCTCGAGACTCGTGGAAAACGGATACAAGGTTGCCGTATGTGAGCAGGTCGAGGATCCCAAAACGGTCAAAGGGATCGTCAAACGGGAGGTCGTGCGGGTCGTCTCCCCCGGCCTCATCGTCGATACCGATACTCTCCAGCCCAAAGAAAACAATTATCTCATGGCTCTGGCCTGCGGCGGGGACTTCGGATGGGGGATCGCCGTTCTCGATATCACCACCGGAGAATTCAGGGCCACGGAAATGGCCGGCCCGGAAGGGGTTTTCAGCGAAATCGCTTCCATCAATCCCCGTGAGGTTCTGCTTCCCTCCGGCGAAAACGGCGCTGCCCTGATAGAGTCCCTTGCGGGGCCGTTGGCCGGTCGGATGATCAACACCATCCCGGAATGGGTTTTTGAGACCGACAGGGCTGCAGGGCTGCTGACGGACTTTTTCGCCTGCTCTTCCCTGGACTCCTTCGGCTGTACCGATCTCCCCGGCGCCATCGGCGCCGCCGGCGCTGTTCTCCATTACCTGCAGGAAGCCCAGAAGGGGACGCTCGATCATATCCGCACCCTGTCCACGTATCATGCCGCTGATTTCATGGTTCTGGATGACTCCACCCGGCGCAATCTGGAACTGACCGCCACGTTGCACGACAACGGCAAGAAAGGATCCCTCCTCGGTGCTCTGGACCGGACGGTGACAGCCATGGGGGGGCGTAAGCTCAGGCAATGGATCAACCGGCCTCTGGTCGACGTGAGGAGAATCCGAGATCGTCATCAGGCGGTACATGAACTGGTCGAAAAAAGCCTGGCGAGACAGGATCTGCGCTCCGCTCTGGACGGGGTGTATGATCTGGAGCGCCTGAACGGAAAGATCTCCATGGCCAGCGCCAATGCCAAGGATTTGATCGCGCTCAAAGGCTCTCTGGAGCGAATTCCGGCTCTCCTCGATGAACTCGCGGCACTGGAGAGCCCCTTGGTTCGCAGTCTGCGCGGGGATATCGATCTTCTGGCCGACGTGACCGGGATTATCGGCAAAGCCATCGTCGACGATCCGCCTTTCGTCCTGCGAGAAGGCGGGCTGATCCGAGACGGCTTCGACGGGGAGTTGGATGAGCTGCGCACCATCAGCCGAGAAGGAAAAGGATGGATTGCCCGTCTGGAGCGCGAAGAAAAGGAACGGACCGGAATTTCCTCCCTCAAGGTCCGATTCAACAAGGTGTTCGGCTATTATATCGAAGTCACCCGATCCCACCTTGCCAGCGTTCCGGACGATTACCAGCGCCGGCAGACCCTCGCCAACGCCGAACGGTATATCACGCCGGCCCTCAAGGAGTACGAAGAGAAGGTCCTTGGGGCGGAGGAAAAACTGACCGCCATCGAATACGATCTCTTTCAGCAGGTTCGCCGGCAGGTGGCCGGGCAGGGGGGGCGGATTCAGGCGACCGCCGATGCCCTGGCCGTTCTGGACGTGCTTCTCGCGCTGGCCGACCTTGCCCATGACCGCAGCTATGTCCGTCCCGAAATCGTCGACAGCGGCGAATTGATCATTATCGAAGGTCGTCATCCGGTTGTCGAGGGCATGAGTCTCTCTGAGCGGTTCGTACCAAATGACGTGGTCATGGACACCCGGGAAAACCAGATCCTCATCATTACCGGTCCCAACATGGCGGGCAAATCCACCTTCATGCGCCAGGTCGCCCTGATCACCCTGATGGCTCAGATGGGGAGCCTGGTGCCGGCCAAAAGCGCCCGCATCGGGGTGGTGGATCGCATCTTCACCCGTGTCGGAGCAAGCGACAACCTGGCGCGAGGCCAGTCGACCTTCATGGTGGAGATGACAGAGACGGCGCACATCCTCAATCACGCCACCCCCAGAAGTCTGATCGTGCTCGATGAAATCGGCCGCGGCACCTCCACCTTCGACGGTGTCAGCATCGCATGGGCGGTTGCCGAGTACCTGCATGACCATGCGCCCGTGGCGGCAAAGACCCTCTTTGCAACACATTACCATGAACTGACGGATCTGGCTCTGACCCGGGAGAGGGTGAAGAACTTCAACATCGCCGTTAAGGAATGGAACGATCAGATCGTTTTTCTGCGCAAGATCGTCAAGGGAGGCGCCAGCCACTCTTACGGCATTCAGGTCGCTCGCCTGGCGGGGCTTCCCCAGGCGACGATCGAGCGTGCCCGGGAAGTCCTCAGGAATCTGGAGTCGGGTGAGTTCGAAAAGGAAGGACAGCCCCGCCTGGCACGCAGCCGCATGGCCTCGCCCGTCCGGGAGACCCCCCAGCTCTCCTTGTTCGCCCCGGCAAAGGATGAATTGCGGCAGAAGCTGGAGGATCTCGATATCTCCGTCCTCACCCCCCTTGAGGCATTGAACGTTCTGGACCAACTGAAGAAGATGGTGTGA
- a CDS encoding bifunctional acetyl-CoA hydrolase/transferase family protein/GNAT family N-acetyltransferase, which translates to MEELSNNPNSWKKFIKNGFRIFLGTGAACPHALIDLFLESAEHFSDLEFVYLLTLGKTPWTDPKYEQTLRVNTFFLDQGTRESVRAGEADYTPCFLSEIPALFTENILPVDIAFIQVTPPDAQGYCSLGVSVDIVMAAAKSAKHIIAQINDQMPRTFGQCYLHQDEISAFIRVSEPIPPVPAAALDEVTLQIGEYVSLLIEDGCTLQVGIGKIPDAVLHKMTDHNDLGIHTEMFSDGLLELYKHGNITNRFKGIHEGKTIVSFCFGSQELYDFVDNNPHVEFHSTDYVNNPAVIAKNNKMVSLTSATQVDLTGQIVSDSVGGHFYSGIGGQVDFIRGAGMSKGGLPIIALPSTAKNGAISRIVSEISSGAGVVATRGDVHYVVTEYGIATLRGRSIRERVMELIQIAHPKFRDQLLEDMLKSDKVPPYQRNTPTPVKELGDTEVIKLESRGEDYFMRPLHPSDQRRLQSFFYSHDKVTLFQRYRNEPKKMGTAQAYRLVNTDLSKDMALCIVERQGPREVILAVGRYYVLEDGERAEAAFVVHESMRGRGFATRLLERLIDIARQRNLKFMTANVRSDNTPMCRVFEKFHFISEPAEDPSELNYLLPLE; encoded by the coding sequence ATGGAAGAACTCAGCAACAATCCCAATTCATGGAAAAAATTCATAAAGAACGGCTTTCGTATTTTTCTAGGCACCGGCGCGGCCTGTCCCCATGCACTGATCGATCTTTTTCTGGAATCCGCCGAACATTTCAGCGACCTGGAATTTGTCTATCTGCTCACTCTTGGCAAGACTCCATGGACCGATCCCAAATATGAGCAGACTCTTCGGGTCAATACCTTTTTTCTGGATCAGGGGACCCGCGAGTCGGTTCGCGCGGGCGAGGCCGACTACACTCCCTGCTTCCTGTCGGAGATTCCGGCCCTTTTCACGGAAAACATCCTCCCCGTCGATATTGCCTTCATACAGGTCACCCCGCCCGACGCGCAGGGCTACTGTTCGCTGGGAGTCTCCGTCGATATCGTCATGGCGGCGGCCAAATCAGCCAAACACATCATCGCCCAGATCAATGACCAGATGCCCCGGACCTTCGGCCAATGCTACCTGCATCAAGACGAGATCTCCGCCTTCATCAGGGTTTCCGAGCCGATCCCGCCGGTGCCTGCCGCAGCCCTGGACGAAGTCACCCTGCAGATCGGAGAATACGTCTCCCTGCTCATCGAAGACGGCTGCACCCTGCAGGTGGGGATCGGCAAAATTCCCGATGCGGTGCTGCACAAGATGACCGACCACAACGATCTGGGGATCCATACCGAGATGTTCAGCGACGGTCTGCTGGAACTGTACAAGCACGGCAATATCACCAACCGCTTCAAGGGAATCCACGAAGGCAAGACGATCGTCTCGTTCTGTTTCGGCAGTCAGGAACTCTATGATTTCGTCGATAACAACCCCCATGTGGAGTTTCATAGCACCGACTACGTGAACAATCCGGCGGTCATCGCGAAAAACAACAAGATGGTTTCCCTTACCAGCGCAACCCAGGTCGATCTGACAGGTCAGATCGTTTCCGATTCGGTAGGGGGCCATTTTTACAGCGGCATCGGCGGTCAGGTGGATTTCATCCGCGGCGCCGGCATGAGCAAGGGAGGACTCCCCATCATCGCCTTGCCCTCCACCGCGAAAAACGGCGCCATTTCGCGCATCGTCTCGGAGATCAGTTCAGGGGCCGGGGTGGTGGCCACCCGAGGTGACGTCCATTATGTGGTGACCGAGTATGGGATAGCAACGCTGAGGGGCCGCAGCATTCGCGAGCGGGTCATGGAACTGATCCAGATCGCACATCCGAAATTCCGCGATCAGTTGCTGGAGGACATGCTGAAATCCGACAAGGTCCCTCCCTATCAGCGCAACACTCCGACCCCTGTCAAGGAACTCGGAGATACTGAGGTCATCAAGCTGGAGAGCAGAGGAGAGGATTATTTCATGCGCCCCCTCCATCCTTCCGATCAGCGTCGGCTGCAGAGTTTTTTCTATTCGCACGACAAGGTAACGCTTTTCCAGCGATACCGCAACGAACCGAAAAAAATGGGAACGGCGCAGGCCTATCGCCTGGTCAATACCGACCTGTCCAAGGACATGGCCCTGTGCATCGTGGAACGCCAGGGCCCCCGAGAAGTCATTCTCGCCGTCGGACGCTATTACGTCCTCGAAGACGGCGAGAGGGCGGAAGCCGCTTTCGTCGTGCACGAAAGTATGCGCGGCAGAGGGTTCGCCACCCGGCTCCTGGAACGGCTCATCGACATCGCGCGCCAGAGAAACCTGAAGTTCATGACGGCCAATGTCCGCTCCGACAACACCCCGATGTGCCGGGTTTTCGAAAAATTCCATTTCATAAGTGAACCCGCAGAAGATCCCTCGGAGCTGAATTATCTGCTCCCTCTGGAGTGA
- a CDS encoding pyridoxamine 5'-phosphate oxidase family protein produces MRRKDRGISAEEATWLLAEGEYGVLSTVGEDGQPYGIPLSYAYRNNSIYIHCALEGHKLVNLDYNRKVSFCVVGRTKILPEKFATEYESVIVSGTACAVQGVERIDALVSLLGKYSPAFIEEGKRYIEQKDAVTRVIRIDIDSLTGKARK; encoded by the coding sequence ATGAGGAGAAAAGATAGAGGAATAAGCGCAGAAGAGGCAACATGGTTGCTGGCCGAGGGGGAATATGGCGTTTTATCGACCGTAGGCGAAGACGGCCAACCCTATGGCATCCCCCTTAGCTATGCCTACAGAAACAACTCGATTTACATCCATTGCGCCCTGGAAGGTCACAAGCTTGTCAATTTGGATTACAATCGCAAAGTGTCCTTCTGTGTCGTCGGCAGGACGAAAATTCTCCCCGAAAAATTTGCCACCGAGTATGAGAGCGTCATCGTCTCCGGGACCGCTTGCGCGGTGCAGGGTGTCGAAAGGATCGACGCTCTGGTGAGCCTTCTGGGAAAATACTCCCCTGCGTTTATTGAGGAGGGGAAAAGATATATCGAACAAAAAGACGCAGTGACGAGGGTCATCAGAATTGATATTGATTCACTGACAGGTAAAGCACGAAAATAG
- a CDS encoding N-acetylmuramoyl-L-alanine amidase, whose protein sequence is MFFFRLPILFLIFLLAASAGTAAADAESAYRKAKEGYQQLLKSSKQQLYRSNWEKVIDGFMRVRDTYPRHPKAAAALYMAGKSCQGLYKISRVKKDAGRAFELYSLLAEDYPETSLADDALSLAAGIQEEVFGDFSQAYACYRKVCEQHPSGDMVSAARKKMIELARYAPSRPPSQAADLKASASDSTVMGIRYWSKSDYTRIVIDLGGRADFTSNVLAPDSRGSVPPRIYVDVPGVTLGPEMVETIEVGDGLLQKIRTGRPDDKTVRVVLDLVSFQDYKVFPLEDPYRIVIDVAGAGAPELTSNPAELRSLPPGAKDGIAGILDQVPGDSPLKVRIPPGRAGKGLRRIVVDAGHGGKDPGAIGPKGVMEKDVTLAMAKALARSLEKELGCEVILTRDSDVYLDLPERTGIANRVGADLFISIHANANRSRDAYGVETFYLNFSKNDKAADVVARENGTTLKEVGDLELILFDLMANSKINESSRLAAEIQKSLVEDLSRHYSHIKDMGVRQGPFYVLLGATMPSVLVETAFISNNREEARLADRKFQQKTVEAITRGVRSYAVAHNLIATK, encoded by the coding sequence ATGTTTTTTTTCCGTCTGCCGATTCTGTTTCTGATCTTTCTTCTGGCTGCCTCCGCAGGCACGGCGGCAGCCGATGCCGAAAGCGCCTACCGGAAGGCGAAAGAGGGCTATCAGCAGCTTCTGAAATCATCTAAACAGCAGCTTTATCGAAGCAACTGGGAAAAGGTGATCGACGGGTTTATGCGGGTCCGCGACACCTATCCCCGGCATCCTAAGGCTGCCGCTGCTCTGTATATGGCGGGCAAGTCCTGCCAGGGACTGTATAAGATATCCAGGGTGAAGAAAGATGCCGGGCGGGCCTTCGAACTCTACTCCCTTCTGGCGGAAGACTATCCGGAAACCTCGCTTGCAGACGATGCTCTTTCCCTGGCCGCCGGCATCCAGGAAGAGGTTTTCGGCGACTTTTCCCAGGCCTATGCATGCTATCGGAAGGTATGCGAACAACACCCTTCAGGGGATATGGTCTCCGCGGCCCGAAAGAAAATGATTGAATTGGCCCGCTATGCTCCGTCCCGGCCGCCTTCGCAGGCAGCGGATCTCAAGGCTTCGGCCTCGGATTCCACGGTGATGGGAATCCGCTACTGGTCCAAATCCGACTATACGCGGATCGTCATCGATCTGGGCGGCCGCGCTGATTTTACCTCCAATGTTCTCGCTCCGGATTCCCGCGGGAGCGTTCCGCCCCGTATCTATGTGGATGTGCCGGGGGTCACCCTGGGGCCGGAAATGGTGGAGACCATCGAGGTGGGAGACGGGCTTCTGCAGAAAATCCGCACTGGCCGCCCCGATGACAAGACGGTGCGAGTGGTCCTTGATCTGGTCAGTTTCCAGGATTACAAGGTTTTTCCCCTTGAAGACCCTTACCGTATCGTCATCGATGTTGCCGGTGCCGGTGCTCCTGAACTTACGTCCAATCCCGCAGAGCTGAGGTCGCTGCCGCCGGGAGCGAAGGACGGCATCGCCGGAATCCTGGATCAGGTCCCTGGTGACAGCCCGCTCAAGGTCCGCATCCCCCCCGGCAGAGCGGGCAAGGGGTTGAGACGCATCGTTGTCGATGCCGGTCATGGTGGAAAGGACCCCGGGGCGATCGGACCCAAAGGAGTCATGGAAAAGGATGTGACCCTGGCGATGGCCAAGGCGCTGGCCCGTTCGCTGGAGAAAGAACTGGGCTGCGAGGTCATCCTCACGCGGGACAGCGATGTCTATCTGGATCTCCCGGAGCGAACGGGAATCGCCAACAGGGTGGGGGCGGATCTTTTTATTTCCATCCACGCCAATGCCAACCGCAGTCGTGATGCCTATGGGGTCGAGACCTTCTATCTCAACTTTTCCAAGAACGACAAGGCTGCGGATGTAGTCGCCCGAGAAAACGGCACCACGCTCAAGGAGGTCGGAGACCTCGAACTCATCCTCTTCGATCTGATGGCCAATTCCAAGATCAACGAATCGAGCCGCCTCGCCGCCGAGATTCAGAAATCCCTTGTCGAGGATCTGAGCAGACATTACTCGCATATCAAGGATATGGGAGTGAGGCAGGGGCCCTTCTATGTGCTTTTGGGAGCCACCATGCCTTCCGTTCTGGTCGAGACGGCTTTCATCAGCAACAATCGTGAAGAGGCCCGTCTCGCCGACCGGAAGTTCCAGCAAAAAACCGTCGAAGCCATCACCCGGGGGGTTCGCAGTTATGCCGTCGCCCACAACCTGATTGCCACGAAATGA